A stretch of the Octopus bimaculoides isolate UCB-OBI-ISO-001 chromosome 8, ASM119413v2, whole genome shotgun sequence genome encodes the following:
- the LOC106871804 gene encoding uncharacterized protein LOC106871804 produces MSMLFNNTSTKMSQSCFRTRSTNYSTVYASICECKGGIFLLDAPGGTGKTFVTKLLLAKVRQQKEIALTVASSRIAMTLLPQGRTAHSTFKLPFYASVSNSATCNITKVSDKAEVL; encoded by the coding sequence ATGTCGATGCTCTTCAACAATACATCGACGAAAATGAGCCAAAGTTGCTTCAGGACCAGGAGCACAAATTACAGCACTGTCTATGCTTCAATTTGTGAATGCAAAGGAGGTATTTTCCTTTTAGATGCCCCAGGAGGAACTGGTAAAACATTTGTGACTAAACTCCTCCTTGCAAAAGTACGCCAGCAAAAGGAGATCGCTTTAACTGTAGCTTCTTCCAGAATTGCCATGACTCTACTGCCCCAGGGTAGGACAGCTCATTCGACCTTCAAACTCCCGTTCTATGCTTCTGTGTCCAACTCAGCCACCTGCAATATTACAAAAGTCTCAGACAAAGCAGAAGTGCTGTGA